A single genomic interval of Lodderomyces elongisporus chromosome 8, complete sequence harbors:
- the SCS2 gene encoding phosphatidylinositol-binding protein scs2 has protein sequence MEVSPNTLEFTGSFTKQITEYLTLSNPTNQPLAFKVKTTAPKLYCVRPNASVIEPGQSLQISIILQGFSQPLPSDYKCKDKFLLVSVPASPQTDASKIGELWPQLEAQNKAQVISKKLRVSYVIGQDKADTGATQNNNTNNTNNTNNSTTTTTDNNSNNHAAQNSSTGSPLAAGAAGVAAGGAAGYAASNHSHNHNQQPPQQQSYQQQQQQQPPQQQQSYQQQPQQQQQQPPQHQSNNSFGGYNQNQPFSQNGGSSSYGQGSDYGSQNRSFNDTSSINNGYNGGYQQQQPPLRQQQSYSQGGYDSGFGNHQQQQQQQQQPQSAVQRELEALARQVQTLSTKLEEKNSRSTSGSGVSAIVDSDLAANGISLPIALVLILVAFLVGWLVF, from the exons atgGAAGTTTCACCAAACACTTTAGAGTTCACTG GTTCATTCACCAAACAAATTACCGAGTACTTGACCTTGTCAAACCCTACAAACCAGCCATTGGCTTTCAAAGTCAAGACTACTGCCCCAAAATTGTACTGTGTAAGACCAAACGCCTCCGTCATTGAACCGGGCCAATCTTTACAGATTTCAATAATCTTGCAAGGGTTTTCTCAACCATTGCCATCCGACTATAAATGTAAGGATAAGTTTTTGTTAGTCTCCGTCCCTGCCTCCCCACAAACCGATGCATCCAAGATTGGTGAGTTGTGGCCACAGTTGGAAGCTCAAAACAAGGCTCAAGTAATTTCAAAGAAATTGAGAGTTAGCTACGTCATTGGCCAAGACAAGGCCGACACTGGTGCAAcccaaaacaacaacacaaacaacaccaacaacaccaacaacagcaccaccaccaccaccgacaacaacagcaataatCACGCAGCTCAAAACTCTTCTACTGGATCACCACTCGCTGCAGGTGCCGCAGGAGTTGCTGCAGGTGGCGCAGCAGGCTATGCAGCAAGCAACCACagccacaaccacaaccaacaacctcctcaacaacaaagttaccaacaacaacaacaacagcaacctcctcaacaacaacaaagttaccaacaacaaccacaacaacaacaacaacaacctcctCAACACCAAAGCAACAACTCTTTTGGTGGCtacaaccaaaaccaacCATTTTCACAAAACGGTGGCAGCTCTTCTTACGGTCAAGGTTCAGACTATGGTTCTCAAAATAGATCCTTCAATGATACTTCATCTATAAATAATGGATACAATGGTGGCtaccagcaacaacagccacCACTTCGCCAACAACAAAGCTACAGCCAAGGTGGCTACGATTCTGGCTTTGGTAAccaccagcagcaacaacaacaacaacaacaaccacaatcaGCAGTTCAACGTGAATTGGAAGCATTGGCTAGACAGGTTCAAACTTTGTCGACTAAACTAGAGGAGAAAAATTCTCGTTCTACTTCTGGATCAGGTGTCTCGGCTATTGTTGATAGCGATTTGGCAGCTAATGGTATTTCGTTACCAATTGCATTGGTCTTGATCTTGGTCGCCTTCCTTGTTGGCTGGTTGGTATTTTAA
- a CDS encoding uncharacterized protein (BUSCO:EOG092640PR) → MKKSILKENTLPLSQNGRRRVSFAPEVTLHRFPDISVVPPTLASTGISSSSSLNPHKRRKTDGGASFSETELNEIISSSGSNSSSPSLSNDNSLFHSRGDFVNNGDGDDEVQDTEDDNDDDDKPLSDSSDEDEVVSTGDNMYFSRTEVEVSHFGFSREGAHFELHKSSVMQQMGSNFEGEKKMEEGKEEKDQSLVYEDKNHGNVPEYIPSVIHSLDDDQIESLGGSEAQGVHLNDFPKDPIEDNDVDDTENGIVEMESTEPIRKDQSLKLNEEETMDITEAIQNEKKRETSTVFNEGGDNNDDDVPLTMELTEVVQRPKKRGNNTEQRKNSNVDDVVDDDDDDDDDDNNNNDEDDDAPLTMEFTEAVKANVPIEKPKLDNLSEDDLSESDFIESPEKVGGGERLLKTQENTNSLKGISGNVDVDGEEMDLTAPTRTRMAMPTDGNNKGIASHQVENNLRDEDGTQTMELTERFQLSPIHVPSNPNAVPSVEPISLTNNLDKSINNQVEVSGSSQEEVERIVKDASIEGLEKKSVEPDDGSNTAEISDPTAISISERENVGGAASSNSIETAQQENDKEDNIGIKATSFSSNTTSELKPADSDHITQNTEFVESGSPSQPAAVAVRAANPAPAAVAVRAANPAPAPANPAPAPAPASAQAPAPSSPSSSSSSSVLTRFLNDVAVNFYIDPEIETSSNRAVADVSMEIEHPELSQFITCLPLKDFYAQYVYGCEELSQKIGDYDAEYEQVIHHVDVEPYTNIQEYYNTNNSNNNVNKFKNDEREASRASLNMLYQTVRDYTIAECRRDWFMWRVSSTQSLLEHLEAQRESLDNDRNLLRGDLELLDKLLEESSRYVNELKVKVSKIMSGQEQIDRFTAEELKIIKQDIRKFKTEVRDMQHLLESKQRTLSEIDLKIKEVENETSKQESELQDLTFQSNRRRIFTRAEKTEIVQLYRFLSKFTFLKYESTSVDNVLQFEFDKSLTITFDFLQNVLGMEVRQNNFHFQQLVECVMTFTLLPQDSRIADRFMHFSKYWCSLRKLDSHFHRISYKNPVSVVVDDGDNNMNNNGNRSKEIRFKVNYFNFKTSERFVVHARLSVDDVVGYESKMKVWVDFGGSKSQRESDLVQLTKELGFRQDAFG, encoded by the coding sequence ATGAAAAAGAGCATTTTAAAGGAAAACACCCTTCCTTTATCGCAAAATGGCAGACGGCGCGTTTCTTTTGCACCTGAAGTTACTCTCCATCGTTTCCCAGACATTTCTGTGGTGCCTCCTACGCTCGCTTCAACTGGCatctcctcctcttcttctttgaatCCACataagagaaggaaaaccGATGGCGGTGCGTCATTTAGCGAAACAGAACTCAATGAGATAATAAGTAGTAGTGGAAGCAATTCTAGTCTGCCGTCATTATCTAATGATAATTCCCTATTTCATTCACGAGGAGACTTTGTGAACAATGGAGATGGCGATGATGAGGTACAAGATACCGAGGatgacaatgatgatgatgataaacCGTTGAGTGATAGCTCAGATGAAGACGAAGTTGTGTCAACCGGAGATAATATGTATTTCAGCAGGACTGAAGTTGAGGTAAGCCATTTTGGGTTTTCTCGAGAAGGAGCTCATTTTGAATTGCATAAACTGCTGGTGATGCAGCAAATGGGGTCAAATTTTGAGggtgaaaaaaagatggaagaaggaaaggaagagaaagatcAACTGCTTGTTTATGAAGACAAAAATCATGGCAATGTCCCCGAATATATTCCTTCAGTAATTCATAGCTTAGACGATGATCAGATTGAATCTTTAGGAGGTTCTGAAGCACAAGGAGTGCACTTGAACGATTTTCCTAAAGATCCCATTGAAGACAACGATGTCGATGACACTGAAAATGGAATTGTGGAAATGGAATCTACAGAACCAATTAGAAAGGATCAAAGTTTGAAACTTAATGAAGAGGAAACCATGGATATAACCGAAGCCATTCAGaatgagaaaaagagagaaactAGTACCGTCTTTAATGAAGGTGGTGACAAtaacgatgatgatgtacCCTTGACTATGGAACTTACAGAAGTGGTGCAACGTCCTAAAAAAAGGGGTAATAATACCGAACAGCGCAAAAACAgcaatgttgatgatgtcgttgatgatgatgatgatgatgatgatgatgataataataataatgatgaagatgatgacgCACCATTAACAATGGAGTTTACAGAAGCTGTCAAAGCTAATGTACCTATTGAAAAACCAAAGTTGGACAACCTCTCCGAAGATGATTTAAGTGAAAGCGATTTTATTGAGAGTCCCGAAAAAGTGGGCGGCGGGGAGAGATTATTAAAAACCCAAGAAAATACCAATTCGCTTAAAGGAATAAGTGgtaatgttgatgttgatggtgaAGAGATGGACTTAACCGCGCCTACGAGGACGAGAATGGCAATGCCAACTGATGGAAACAACAAAGGTATAGCATCTCATCAAGTAGAAAATAATTTACGTGATGAAGACGGAACTCAAACCATGGAGCTTACCGAACGTTTTCAATTAAGCCCCATTCATGTTCCGTCGAATCCAAATGCTGTACCGAGTGTTGAACCAATTCTGTTGACAAATAATTTGGATAAACTGATTAATAATCAAGTAGAAGTTTCGGGAAGTAGTCAAGAGGAAGTTGAAAGAATTGTCAAAGATGCGCTGATTGAGGGTTTGGAGAAAAAATCCGTTGAACCAGATGATGGTAGTAATACAGCAGAAATTCTGGACCCAACTGCTATACTGATATCGGAAAGGGAAAATGTCGGTGGAGCAGCTAGTTCAAACTCAATTGAAACTGCCCAACAGGAAAATGATAAAGAGGATAACATTGGCATCAAAGCTACATCGTTTCTGTCCAACACTACACTGGAATTGAAACCCGCAGATCTGGATCATATAACCCAGAATACTGAATTTGTTGAATCTGGAAGTCCGTCACAaccagcagcagtagcagtgAGAGCAGCAAAtccagcaccagcagcagtagcagtgAGAGCAGCAAatccagcaccagcaccagcaaatccagcaccagcaccagcaccagcatcagcacaagcaccagcaccatcatcaccatcatcttcttcttcctcttcagTGTTGACGAGGTTTCTTAACGATGTTGCAGTCAATTTTTATATTGATCCAGAGATTGAAACAAGTTCGAATAGAGCCGTGGCCGACGTATCTATGGAGATTGAGCATCCTGAGTTGAGTCAGTTTATAACTTGCTTACCTTTAAAAGACTTTTATGCTCAATATGTTTATGGTTGTGAGGAATTGCTGCAAAAAATTGGTGATTATGATGCAGAGTACGAGCAGGTCATTCATCATGTGGACGTTGAACCATATACTAATATCCAAGAATACTACAACACCaataacagcaacaacaatgtaAACAAATTTAAGAATGACGAGAGAGAAGCTAGTCGAGCAAGTTTGAATATGCTTTATCAAACAGTTAGAGACTATACCATTGCAGAGTGCAGAAGAGATTGGTTCATGTGGCGGGTTTCATCAACGCAAAGCTTACTTGAGCATCTTGAAGCTCAACGTGAGCTGTTGGATAATGATCGCAATTTGCTTCGCGGTGATCTCGAGCTATTGGACAAGTTACTAGAGGAATCACTGAGATATGTCAATGAGTTGAAGGTGAAAGTTTCCAAGATTATGAGTGGCCAAGAGCAAATTGATAGATTTACAGCTGAAGAATTGAAGATCATCAAGCAGGATATTAGGAAGTTCAAGACTGAAGTTAGGGATATGCAGCATTTGCTAGAGTCCAAACAACGTACATTGTCTGAGATTGAtctcaaaataaaagaagttgaaaatgaaacaagTAAACAGGAGAGTGAGTTGCAAGACTTGACATTTCAAAGTAATCGGCGACGGATCTTCACTCGAGCCGAAAAGACCGAAATTGTGCAGTTGTACAGAtttctttcaaagtttACATTTCTCAAGTATGAGTCTACTAGCGTAGACAATGTGCTACAATTTGAGTTTGACAAGAGCCTTACCATCacatttgattttttgcaaaatgtaTTGGGGATGGAAGTTCGCCAAaacaattttcatttccaacAATTGGTTGAATGTGTTATGACATTCACTTTGTTGCCGCAAGACTCTCGCATTGCTGATCGATTTATGCATTTCTCCAAGTATTGGTGTTCTTTGCGAAAACTAGATCTGCATTTCCACCGTATTTCATACAAGAATCCGGTTTCAGTGGTTGTcgatgatggtgataacAATATGAACAATAATGGCAATCGCAGTAAGGAGATTAGGTTCAAGGTAAactatttcaatttcaagaCGCTGGAGAGATTTGTTGTGCATGCGCGTTTGTCAGTTGATGATGTAGTGGGATATGAGCTGAAAATGAAAGTTTGGGTGGATTTTGGTGGACTGAAAAGTCAAAGGGAATCTGACTTGGTGCAGTTGACTAAGGAGTTGGGGTTCAGACAAGATGCTTTTGGTTGA
- the GEF2 gene encoding chloride channel, with product MNTIQQKSGSSVSYIVEDDIPTLSYRPSSSSSSTSATTSSTFNSYQDANVPPVIPKIYEQNTFIDWSLEKLLIPRMNFLHGGSNRNININNNYNDNNNDNNSNHNNSTLQYGFSKYVNVSKKWLTVLLSAVILGYVASAIDLISVSLNDLKKGLCLPNKQTKGTDEENGSEWSIFNPYSTCPTEDWYSWSRLLFGTTAVWGNVLVNFPVYLLLAMAFVAGAAFLTINREHLIRQSGIPEIKLIISGFNMNLEKYLGIKTLLYKITGLILVVSSGLWLGKEGPLVHVACCIFNIVHEVVVRFNARSSSSSMRQPPRINEAIRREILSAATATGISVAFNSPIGGVLFVLESMPSYFYPTKIIWISFVSATVAIIGMTGFNSFTDGRNSNFLEQDLFQVNFGNFSWLFMEVVPFCILGFIGGVYGSWFIKLNQKLQNQHFRKRIQSKIARLCKVDAKYGAYLELLLLVTVTTILNFPLEIAKLPLNSYLKLLFKECPKTAVDQPNATNFLCSASNGMTLIKLLYIVIQGFLLTACTFGIDLPGGILMPSLVLGASTGRLFGILSQALQSKFHWESLATCTEKSCVVSPSSYAVIGAASFMTGITKLTMTVVVLMFEITGAVTYVLPIMCGVMTAKFVNDWLTPSNIYDTWLQNNYNQPGDKDFHGLVNEGKGTGLVSFSNLTTTIKSKLPDVTVKSLMIPVAQMKCLCLIGGINGTPYTRTSLTTFVSEDSHEGYPLISDYEDPVYLGYVNKRELLQQLFNLDQQEHEDLHRPISFQVENLPKSALSKQLHYERQLTDFIALDLKVERSKLYTNDLSPAVLILEEFEKLHLNHLVILRQDNAKDEVMAGFIDRFILSTTINDKFRALVDELDDFEAINSYDLETAGILNERDNDEGLDEWLSLRQNRKSIELIT from the coding sequence ATGAATACGattcaacaaaaaagtgGTTCGTCCGTACTGTACATTGTGGAGGATGACATACCGACGCTATCGTACCGACCATCatcttcgtcttcttccACTAGTGCCACCACGAGCTCGACTTTCAACTCATACCAAGATGCCAATGTCCCACCAGTAATCCCCAAAATATATGAACAAAACACATTCATTGATTGGAGTCTAGAAAAGCTATTGATACCTCGTATGAACTTTTTGCATGGTGGTAGTAATCgaaatataaatattaataataattataatgataataataatgacaataatagtaatcacaacaacagtacCTTGCAATACGGATTTTCCAAGTACGTCAATGTTTCCAAAAAATGGCTTACTGTGCTTCTTTCGGCCGTAATTTTGGGCTATGTTGCTTCAGCAATTGACTTGATTTCCGTATCGCTAAACGACTTGAAGAAGGGGCTATGCTTACCTAATAAACAAACGAAAGGAACAGATGAAGAGAATGGTTCAGAGTGGAGTATTTTCAACCCGTACCTGACGTGTCCCACAGAGGATTGGTATAGCTGGCTGAGACTATTATTTGGTACGACTGCAGTATGGGGTAATGTTTTGGTAAATTTTCCAGTTTACTTGTTACTTGCTATGGCTTTTGTCGCCGGTGCTGCTTTTTTAACCATCAATAGAGAACATTTGATAAGACAATCAGGAATCCCAGAGATTAAATTGATTATTTCTGGATTCAATATGAATTTAGAAAAGTATCTTGGGATCAAAACTTTGCTCTATAAAATTACTGGGTTGATTCTTGTTGTGAGCTCAGGCCTATGGTTGGGCAAAGAAGGCCCCTTGGTGCATGTTGCTTGCTGTATCTTCAACATCGTACACGAAGTTGTGGTGAGGTTCAATGCAAGAAGTTCCTCGAGTTCAATGCGTCAACCACCACGAATAAATGAAGCAATCAGAAGAGAAATTTTAAgtgctgctactgctacggGTATATCCGTGGCATTCAATTCTCCAATTGGAGGtgtattgtttgttttggagAGCATGCCCAGCTATTTCTACCCTACAAAGATTATATGgatctcttttgtttccgCTACAGTTGCCATTATTGGGATGACAGGCTTTAATTCATTTACTGATGGAAGAAATAGTAATTTTTTGGAACAGGACTTGTTTCAAGTTAACTTTGGCAATTTCAGCTGGTTGTTTATGGAAGTAGTGCCATTTTGCATACTAGGATTTATTGGTGGGGTTTATGGATCATGGTTCATCAAATTGAATCAAAAgcttcaaaatcaacattTTCGAAAAAGAATACAGCTGAAAATAGCCAGGTTGTGCAAAGTGGATGCCAAATACGGAGCGTATTTGGAATTACTTTTGCTCGTGACGGTGACCACCATCTTGAATTTTCCATTGGAAATAGCCAAGCTTCCTTTGAATTCgtatttgaaattgttATTCAAGGAGTGTCCAAAGACTGCTGTTGACCAACCAAATGCCACAAATTTTTTGTGTCTGGCGTCAAATGGCATGACATTGATAAAACTACTTTATATTGTTATTCAAGGATTCTTGCTTACAGCATGTACATTTGGCATTGATTTGCCTGGAGGGATTCTAATGCCGTCATTGGTTCTAGGAGCTAGCACTGGAAGGCTTTTTGGTATACTCAGTCAAGCATTGCAATCAAAGTTTCATTGGGAATCACTTGCAACATGCACAGAAAAATCATGCGTCGTTTCACCATCTTCATATGCAGTGATTGGAGCCGCCTCATTTATGACTGGTATTACAAAGCTCACAATGACGGTGGTGGTACTCATGTTTGAAATCACTGGGGCTGTAACTTACGTGTTGCCTATCATGTGTGGTGTTATGACTGCCAAATTCGTTAACGATTGGTTGACGCCATCGAATATATACGATACGTGGCTTCAGAATAATTATAACCAACCAGGCGATAAAGATTTCCATGGATTGGTCAATGAAGGAAAAGGCACTGGACTTGTGtcattttccaatttgaCAACCACGATTAAATCCAAGTTGCCCGATGTTACAGTTAAATCATTAATGATTCCAGTGGCACAAATGAAGTGTCTTTGTTTAATTGGTGGAATCAATGGAACACCATATACCAGAACTTCTTTGACTACATTTGTTAGTGAAGACTCTCACGAAGGGTATCCCCTTATTTCCGATTATGAGGACCCCGTTTACCTTGGCTATGTGAATAAGCGTGAACTTTTACAGCAATTATTCAATTTGGATCAACAAGAACACGAGGATTTACACCGCCCAATCTCTTTCCAAGTGGAAAACTTGCCCAAAAGCGCCTTGTCCAAGCAATTACACTATGAGCGTCAACTTACAGATTTCATTGCTCTAGACTTGAAAGTCGAGAGGTCCAAACTATATACAAATGACTTGTCCCCTGCAGTGCTCATTCTTGAAGAGTTTGAGAAATTGCATCTAAATCATTTGGTTATCCTTCGGCAGGATAATGCAAAGGATGAAGTGATGGCGGGGTTTATAGACAGATTTATTCTCTCGACTACTATAAATGACAAGTTCAGAGCTCTTGTGGATGAACTAGACGACTTTGAAGCAATTAACAGTTATGACTTGGAAACTGCCGGTATTTTAAATGAACGCGACAATGACGAAGGTTTAGATGAATGGTTGAGTTTGAgacaaaatagaaagagtATAGAGTTGATTACGTAA
- the ARR3 gene encoding arsenicals resistance: MTLVKKSIRDDLKQVFSQMSLFDKLLPLLIILAMIIGILLSVYVPKAKDAFSAKGSQNKLTDVSIPLLIGLIVMMIPPLCQIQYEKLLRTSNYRTLASHRYINDIVISLVINWIVGPLVMFGLAWAVLFNEPEYRTGVIMIGMARCIAMVVLWNQLALGSNELCALLVIINSVLQIVLYAPYQVFFCYVITGEKLDTNGNVVSMSKLFLLVLKNIGVFLGIPLAAAIMIRMIGLWALGKERYSKKFMPWISPWALIGLIYTIIVIFISKGDSFVHEIHVSLKCIIPLCIYFIIMWFGTFYALRYFTSYTGLHRYLKLKQRASGDELGSEQGNEQGNEHGNEEDYSDNDAESTRLLCGCEEKLTAEQVSTHKIKRRLHCNANYSRTITHAFTSGSNNFELSLAMAIAIYGEGSQQAIAAVFGPLIEVPVLLLLTFVARYFRVAYIWEDVDNKREKEEARDVVETECQ, from the coding sequence atgaCTTTGGTTAAGAAAAGTATTAGGGATGACTTAAAGCAGGTGTTTAGTCAAATGTCACTTTTTGATAAACTTCTACCTCTCCTTATTATTCTTGCCATGATTATTGGAATCCTCTTATCCGTCTATGTTCCAAAGGCTAAGGATGCGTTTAGCGCAAAAGGTTCACAAAATAAGCTAACCGATGTTTCTATCCCTTTGCTTATAGGGTTGATCGTGATGATGATTCCACCACTTTGTCAAATTCAGTATGAGAAATTACTCAGGACTAGTAATTACAGGACGTTGGCATCGCACAGGTATATCAATGACATTGTTATATCATTAGTGATAAACTGGATTGTGGGTCCTTTGGTCATGTTTGGGCTTGCGTGGGCTGTGTTATTCAATGAGCCCGAGTACCGTACTGGTGTGATTATGATTGGTATGGCTCGATGTATTGCTATGGTTGTGTTGTGGAATCAACTTGCTTTGGGGTCCAATGAATTATGTGCTCTTTTGGTGATTATCAATAGTGTATTGCAGATTGTGTTGTATGCTCCTTATCAGGTGTTTTTCTGTTATGTAATCACGGGAGAGAAACTTGATACTAATGGGAATGTAGTATCTATGTcgaaattgtttttgttggtgttgaaaaaCATTGGGGTGTTTTTGGGTATCCCGTTGGCAGCGGCAATAATGATACGAATGATTGGTTTGTGGGCATTGGGAAAGGAGAGATATAGCAAAAAATTTATGCCGTGGATTAGTCCCTGGGCATTGATTGGATTGATCTATACCATCATTGTTATCTTTATCTCCAAAGGTGACTCGTTTGTCCACGAAATCCACGTAAGTCTCAAGTGCATTATCCCACTATGCATATACTTTATTATAATGTGGTTTGGAACATTTTATGCGTTGAGATATTTCACTTCTTATACTGGATTGCATCGCTATTTAAAACTTAAGCAACGCGCAAGTGGAGATGAACTAGGAAGTGAACAAGGAAATGAACAAGGAAATGAACATGGAAACGAAGAAGATTATTCAGACAATGATGCTGAATCTACGCGTCTCTTGTGTGGATGCGAAGAGAAACTTACTGCAGAGCAGGTATCTACTcataaaatcaaaagaaggTTGCATTGCAATGCCAATTATTCGAGAACTATAACGCATGCGTTTACTTCGGGCTCTAACAACTTTGAGTTGAGTTTGGCTATGGCGATTGCAATATATGGAGAAGGCAGCCAGCAGGCTATTGCTGCAGTGTTTGGACCATTGATCGAGGTACCTgtgctattgttgttgacgTTTGTTGCTAGGTATTTTCGTGTGGCATATATTTGGGAAGATGTTGACAATAAAAGGGAGAAAGAGGAGGCGAGAGATGTAGTAGAGACTGAATGTCAATAG
- the ALG2 gene encoding Alpha-1,3-mannosyltransferase-like protein (BUSCO:EOG09263L52; CAZy:GT4): MTKHSAKIAFIHPDLGIGGAERLVVDAAMGLQELGNDITIYTSHCDLTHCFDEISSGKLSVKVYGDFLPTQIMKRLHILFAILRQLYLVLVLILTGEVKKYDYFVIDQLSFCVPFINIFSKQSSRTLFYCHFPDQLLTKRSSFLKSLYRVPFDFIEEWSTGCSDEIVVNSNFTKGVFHETFKNLKTEPGVIYPCINADASTMEITPSDEEVCNFFKDSKYFLSINRFERSKEIELAIRAYARSRKVFSGKTKSRLVIAGGYDARVVENVEYLKELTQICDELKLTNFTVRGKLIIMPPSTDVLFLPSIKTSLKNALLKNAEMLLYTPGREHFGIVPVESMQFKTPVLARNFGGPLETVVNYTGDNINAATGFTEEGDYVKWAKIMLRFFNEIDEPTKRKLGENGYKRAQEKFSRAKTSAAFMEILKISSTKKKRKIVSIYKLSLSLALVITILAYIVSLVLK; encoded by the coding sequence ATGACAAAACATCTGGCAAAAATAGCATTCATTCACCCAGACTTGGGGATAGGTGGTGCCGAACggcttgttgttgatgcgGCAATGGGTTTACAAGAACTAGGCAACGACATCAccatttatacttcacatTGCGATCTTACACATTGCTTTGACGAAATAAGCTCTGGAAAATTAAGTGTCAAAGTTTACGGAGATTTTTTACCGACTCAAATAATGAAGCGTCTTCATATATTGTTTGCCATTTTGCGGCAATTGTATCTTGTCTTGGTCCTAATTTTGACCGGTGAGGTAAAAAAATACGACTACTTTGTGATCGACCAATTATCGTTCTGTGTCCCATTCATCAACATATTCAGCAAACAGTCTTCGCGAACACTATTTTATTGCCATTTCCCAGATCAATTATTGACCAAACGCAGCAGTTTTTTAAAAAGTTTATACCGTGTCCCATTTGATTTTATTGAGGAATGGTCTACTGGCTGCAGCGATGAGATTGTAGTGAATTCTAATTTCACCAAGGGTGTGTTTCACGAAACTTTCAAGAATTTAAAAACAGAGCCGGGCGTGATTTATCCGTGTATCAATGCTGATGCAAGTACTATGGAAATCACGCCTTCAGACGAAGAGGTGTGTAATTTCTTTAAAGATTCCAAATACTTCTTATCCATTAATAGATTTGAACGGAGTAAAGAAATAGAGCTTGCCATCCGAGCATATGCTAGGCTGCGAAAAGTGTTTTCCGGGAAAACAAAGCTGAGACTAGTTATTGCTGGGGGATACGATGCACGCGTCGTGGAGAATGTTGAGTATTTGAAAGAGTTGACGCAGATTTGTgatgaattgaaattgacaaACTTTACGGTACGAGGCAAGCTCATTATCATGCCCCCTTCGACAGATGTCTTGTTTCTTCCCAGCATCAAGACCTCTCTCAAGAATGCGCTTTTGAAGAATGCCGAGATGTTATTGTACACGCCAGGCAGAGAACATTTTGGAATTGTTCCGGTGGAGAGTATGCAATTTAAGACACCAGTATTGGCGCGGAATTTTGGTGGCCCTTTGGAAACGGTCGTAAATTATACCGGTGACAATATTAATGCTGCAACAGGGTTTACCGAAGAAGGCGACTATGTCAAATGGGCCAAAATTATGTTGCGTTTCTTTAATGAGATTGATGAGcctacaaaaagaaaattgggCGAGAATGGGTACAAGCGCGCACAAGAGAAGTTCTCTAGAGCCAAAACTAGCGCAGCTTTTATGGagattttaaaaatttcctccacaaagaaaaagagaaaaattgTGTCTATATATAAACTTTCATTGCTGCTTGCGTTGGTGATTACAATATTGGCGTATATTGTAAGTCTCGTATTGAAATAG